AGCTGCTTGAGAAATACAATGTGATAAGAAGAAGCTGTTGGAATTACTATAGTTTGTTGAGCTTTGCCAGAAGGAAGACTGTAGCAGAAGTGACAACAGGGATGAGAACTTCATTTGGGATAAGTTTCGGAGCCAGACGTTGCTTTAAGAACAAGGCTGCCGCAGGCACTCCATACAGGTAAAAGAACATATCCTTTGCTCCTCCTATGTTGGTAACCCCTGTGTCAAGAATCACTTCTTTCAAAATCTTCTGAAACTGTTCCTTTTTCAACGGTGTC
This portion of the Salvia splendens isolate huo1 chromosome 10, SspV2, whole genome shotgun sequence genome encodes:
- the LOC121752205 gene encoding uncharacterized protein LOC121752205 isoform X2; amino-acid sequence: MGQSLNKSEKEKEIEPVILNHYDKYFSNTKDWNYADFYHAVCQIVEEINRTIGRPQFKVQEKSKLQQTYNKHRGGEGTPLKKEQFQKILKEVILDTGVTNIGGAKDMFFYLYGVPAAALFLKQRLAPKLIPNEVLIPVVTSATVFLLAKLNKL